The Melitaea cinxia chromosome 24, ilMelCinx1.1, whole genome shotgun sequence genome window below encodes:
- the LOC123665393 gene encoding myrosinase 1-like, whose translation DSIFVFNYVFILVLVGLLVPCRRFPPNFKFGASTSAYQVEGGWNADGKGVNIWDRITHEHRGLIVDNSTGDVAADSYHKWREDVRIAKELGLDFYRFSISWVRILPSGFTNEINKAGVKYYSDLIDALLAEGIEPIVTLYHWDLPVRIHDLGGWTNPSIVDWFGDYARVIFSLYANRVKTWTTINEAVVLCDFGYNSGIFVPDIKEPIFGPYLCNKHVLLAHAKSYRIFDREFRHKYGGRISISNHLLWIEPSSPQDVELAELGREHLVGRYSHAIFSKDGGWPPSIEKQMLKVSLAQGYKESRLPPFTEEEKKFVRGTADFYAVNFYATYLIRPAKPGEDPGLWFLTGSPELNAVLEHPPNVSYSFSKLIPVYPKALRRQLAWLKKQYGDINIIITENGFSVSGVHLEDYKKIQFINQYLEQVLLSIYEDNVNVTGYTVWSLIDNFEWMDGYTSKYGLYHVNFDDPERKRTPRASAIYFSCVIKNRSLNDTCLEKNYLIEQSKLRRYEL comes from the exons gactcgatatttgtgtttaattatgtgtttattttagtccttgtgggtctcctcgtGCCTtgcaga AGATTTCCACCAAATTTCAAATTCGGCGCTTCAACGTCGGCTTATCAGGTTGAAGGAGGCTGGAATGCTGATG GTAAAGGCGTAAATATATGGGACAGAATAACGCACGAGCACCGAGGTCTGATCGTCGACAATTCAACTGGTGACGTTGCAGCCGATTCTTATCACAAATGGCGCGAAGATGTACGAATCGCGAAAGAACTAGGACTTGATTTTTACAG ATTTTCTATCAGCTGGGTACGCATACTACCGAGTGGTTTTACCAACGAAATTAATAAAGCCGGAGTAAAATATTACAGTGACCTTATAGACGCTCTCCTTGCTGAGGGCATAGAGCCGATTGTCACGTTGTACCACTGGGATTTACCAGTGAGGATACACGACTTGG gtgGCTGGACTAATCCTTCGATTGTGGACTGGTTCGGTGATTATGCGAGAGTCATTTTCTCTCTCTACGCAAATCGCGTTAAGACCTGGACTACTATAAACGAAGCTGTAGTTCTATGTGACTTCGGTTATAATAGTGGAATTTTTGTTCCGGATATCAAGGAACCAATATTTGGTCCATATTTATGCAATAAGCATGTTTTATTGGCTCATGCAAAGTCCTACAGGATATTTGATCGAGAATTCAGACACAAATATGGAG GACGAATTTCCATTTCCAATCACCTCTTGTGGATAGAACCCTCATCGCCTCAGGACGTGGAACTAGCAGAACTTGGACGAGAGCATTTG GTAGGTAGATATTCCCATGCAATATTTTCTAAAGACGGTGGCTGGCCACCTTCGATTGAAAAACAAATGCTGAAAGTTAGCCTTGCACAAGGGTATAAAGAGTCCAGGCTCCCTCCATTTACTGAAGAGGAAAAGAAATTTGTCAgag GAACGGCTGATTTCTATGCCGTAAACTTTTACGCAACGTACTTGATCAGACCAGCGAAGCCAGGAGAGGACCCAGGATTGTGGTTCTTGACGGGCTCACCAGAACTGAACGCAGTATTGGAACATCCTCCTAACGTTTCTTACAGTTTCTCCAAATTAATTCCG GTATACCCAAAAGCCTTACGAAGGCAGTTGGCGTGGCTAAAGAAACAATATGGAGACATTAATATAATCATCACAGAAAATGGATTTTCTGTGTCTGGTGTCCATCTTGAAgactacaaaaaaatacaatttattaatcaatatttaGAACAG GTACTATTATCTATCTATGAGGACAATGTGAATGTGACAGGCTATACAGTTTGGTCGCTTATTGACAACTTCGAATGGATGGATGGGTATAC GTCAAAATATGGTCTATACCATGTTAATTTTGATGATCCAGAACGCAAGCGAACACCGCGAGCGTCAGCTATATACTTCTCATGCGTGATCAAGAATCGTTCGCTTAATGACACTTGTCTAGAAAAGAATTACTTAATCGAACAATCCAAACTAAGACG ATATGAgctgtga